A single region of the Microlunatus panaciterrae genome encodes:
- a CDS encoding DUF2510 domain-containing protein, translated as MSAGPGWYPDPGGQRGRFRYWDGHTWSAQTTANPAASLSPAQPPARRPGRGSRAGWWVAGVVALVVLTIVGVFAIRTVARQVVSPTAEPSSSSTATLCPDASEQTAGPQPEGGARVRSGRLSYPRLPAPFSSPKWDSRVPFGRDVQSQDATVETATNGGPSWVAGVLIARLLAGDGFYGPKQGATVVAECITAKFYGDSEVHRGDKKNKALTIDGHDAWIIESHLTFDVPDVRTKGELMIVVVVDVGDGEGGLFYASIPDTSPQFEQPARDALAGLEVSG; from the coding sequence ATGAGCGCTGGCCCCGGCTGGTATCCCGACCCCGGCGGCCAACGGGGCCGCTTCCGCTACTGGGACGGCCACACCTGGTCGGCGCAGACGACAGCGAACCCTGCTGCCTCCTTGTCCCCGGCTCAGCCGCCGGCGCGACGCCCTGGCCGCGGCAGCCGCGCCGGCTGGTGGGTGGCCGGCGTGGTGGCTCTCGTGGTGCTGACCATCGTCGGCGTCTTCGCGATCAGGACGGTGGCTCGGCAGGTGGTGAGCCCCACCGCGGAGCCGAGCAGCAGCAGCACGGCGACGCTCTGCCCGGATGCGAGCGAACAGACCGCCGGGCCTCAGCCGGAGGGCGGCGCCCGGGTCCGCAGCGGTCGGCTCTCCTACCCTCGGTTGCCGGCACCGTTCTCCTCGCCGAAGTGGGACAGCAGGGTGCCGTTCGGTCGCGACGTGCAGAGTCAGGATGCGACCGTCGAGACCGCCACCAACGGCGGACCCAGTTGGGTGGCGGGTGTACTGATCGCTCGGCTGCTGGCCGGGGACGGGTTCTACGGGCCGAAGCAGGGTGCCACGGTGGTGGCGGAGTGCATCACCGCCAAGTTCTACGGCGACTCCGAGGTGCACCGGGGCGACAAGAAGAACAAGGCGCTGACGATCGACGGGCACGACGCCTGGATCATCGAGTCGCATCTGACCTTCGACGTACCCGACGTGCGGACCAAGGGCGAGCTGATGATCGTTGTCGTGGTCGACGTCGGCGATGGTGAGGGCGGACTGTTCTATGCCTCGATCCCGGACACCTCGCCACAGTTCGAGCAGCCGGCCCGGGACGCGCTCGCCGGGCTGGAGGTCAGCGGCTGA